GCACATCTGCAAGGCCGCCCGCAGCGATGCCACCTTCAGGTCGCATGATCGAGGAAACCGCGCGTCCGGATGGACGCGCGCAAAAACTCAGTGCGCCAGGAAAATCGGCAGCTGGGGATCGGTGAGCGAGCGCCGGGTCACCCCGCCCAGCAGCATTTCCGACAAGCGTGAGTGGCCATAGGCACCCATCACCATCATCCCGCATTCGCGCAGCTGCGCTGCCGAGAACAGCGTCTCGCTGATTTTCGCATCGCCGCGCGGTATCTCGACCAGCTCCGCCTCGATCCCGTGGCGGCTGAGATATTTCGCCCCCGACGTCGGCGGAAAGTCGAACCGCTGCTGATCCGATTGTTCGGAAATGGTGGCGAGAAAGACCTTGCTGCAAAGCGCCAGCAACGGCGTCGCAGCGCGCAGGGCAACGCACGCCTCCGACGACCCGTTCCAGGCCACCAGCGCCGGGTCCGACATGTCGAGCCGCCTCGTTTCGCCGGGCACGACCAGCACGGGAGTCCGCGCCTTCAGCACCAGTTCGCCAACCATGCGCGACGCGCGCTTGCCTTCTTCGCCGACATCGTTGGGGCCGACGACGATGATGTCGTGCAGCGGCGATTGTTCGAGCAGCCGGTGCTCCGGCATCCCGTACAGGAACTGCCATTCCCACGAGACGTCCTCGTTGGCGAGATCGGTTTCGATTGTTGCGCGCAATTCCTCGGCAGCCTCCTTGATCCTCGGCAATGCCGCCGCCATCGCCGATCCGTAGAAGTCGCCGGGTGCAAACACCTCGTAACTGACCGACTGCAGGCAGGTGATATGACCGCCGGTCGCGCGCGCGATGTCCAGCGCCACCTGCATCCGCGCCTCCATGCAGCTGTCGCCATCGATATGCAGCAGAATCGATTTCATGGTCCGGTCTCCTTCGATGATGCGACTCTGACGCAGGTTGCGCATGATAACATTGATCGAGGTCAAATTTGCTCGCGGGCCGAAGATATTTCCACGCGCTCGCCGGTGGTTTAAGGTCCGGACCGAACGGGAGAGATCAGATCATGCCAGTCACGCGCCATCCGCCGGTCGTCACGACGCTCGAGCCGTCGAACCATCCCTATCTCAGCGGGCCGTGGACGCCGTGCCATGAAGAGGTCGACGTCGATGAGCTGGAGGTGATCGAAGGCGAAATCCCGGCGGATATCGACGGCATCTATCTGCGCAATACCGAGAATCCGGTGCACCAGCCGCTCGGTCGCCATCACCCGTTCGATGGCGATGCGATGATCCACCAGGTCTCGATCAGCGGCGGCAAGGCCAGCTACCGCAACCGGTTCGTGCGCACCCAGTGCTTTGCCGCGGAACAGATCGCGGGCGGCGCGCTGTGGGGCGGGCTGATGGACCCGCCGGCGCTCTCCAAGCGCCCCGGTTTCGGTGCGCATGGAAGTCTCAAGGACACCGGATCGACCGACATTATCGTCCATGCCGGGACGGCGCTGGCGACGCTTTATCAATGCGGTGAAGCGTGGATGCTCGATCCCGTAACTCTGGACAATCTCGGCAAGGCCCCCTGGGGCCCGCTCGATGGCGTTTCGGCGCATCCCAAGGTCGACGAGGAAACCGGCGAATTGATGTTCTTCAACTATTCGAAGCATCCGCCCTTCATGCATTACGGCGTCGTCGATCGGGCGGGGAAGCTCGTGCACTACACGCCGATCCCGCTGCCCGGCCCGCGCCTGCCGCACGACATGGCGATCACGAAGAACTGGTCGATCCTCAACGACATGCCGCTGTTCTGGGACGCAGACCTGCTGAAGCGCGACATCCACGCTGCGCGCATCCACGAAGGTGTGCCGACCCGGTTCGCGCTGATCCCGCGCCACGGACAGGCGGAGGATATCCGCTGGTTCGAAGCCGCGCCGACCTATGTCCTGCACTGGACCAATGCGTGGGAGGACGGCGACGAAGTCGTGCTCGAAGGCTATTACCAGGACAAGCCGATGCCCGACCCGATCGAGGAAGCCGGCGAATACAGCCACATGATGGCCTATGTCGACGAGCACTCCTTCCTGCCGCGCCTGCACCGCTGGCGTTTCAACCTCGAGACCGGCGCGACCGTCGAAGAGCGCCTGTCGGACAGCATCGTCGAGTTCGGGATGATCAACCCCGACTACCTGATGCGGAAGTCGCGCTATGTCTGGTCGACCACCACCCGGCCCGGCTGGTTCCTGTTCAACGGCTATGTCAGGCACGATACCTTGACCGGTGACGAGCAAGTCTACCAACTGCCCGACGACATCTATGCCAGCGAGAGCCCGATGGTGCCGAAAAGCGGGGCGAATTCGGAGGACGTTGGGTATCTGGTCACCTTTCTCATCAACGAGAATGCCGGCACATCCGAACTCGCAATTCTCGATGCCTCCGACATCGCCAGTGGCCCCATTTGCCGTGCGGCGCTCCCGCACAAGATTTCGAGCGGAGTGCACTCGACGTGGGTCGAGCATTCGCAATTGCGGAGCGATGCGGAATTCCGGCGCGATCTCTTGGCCGCCGCCTGATTTCATCTGTCCGGCGGGTTTTCCGGGAAGATTTGCAACTTATATCCGCCCCGCGCATTGGTTTAACAACGGACGAAAACCCCAAAAAGAGAGGGACCCACCATGGCTTTCAAACTCATCGACCTTCCCTATGCCGACACCGCTCTGCAGCCGGCCATCTCCGCCAACACGCTGTCGTTCCACCACGGCAAGCACCACAACGCCTACGTCACCAAGATGAACGACGCGATCGAAGGCACCGATCACGCGGACAAGCCGATGGAGGCGATCGTGGCCGCGGCGCGCGGGAGCAATCAGGGCTTGTTCAACAACGCCGCGCAGAGCTGGAACCACGCCTTCTACTGGCATTCAATGGCCGCTGAAGAGACCGCGCCATCGGCCGAGCTCAAGGCCAAGATCGAAGAGGCTTTCGGTTCGGTCGATGAGCTCAAGAAACAGCTGAAGGATCGCGGCGCAGGCCACTTCGCCAGCGGCTGGGTCTGGCTCGCCGAGAAGAACGGGAAGCTTTCGATCGAGGAAACGCATGACGGTGACACGCTCGCCGACAGCGATTTCAACCCGCTGCTCACGATCGACGTGTGGGAGCACGCCTACTACCTCGACCACCAGAACGCCCGCCCGGCCTATCTCGACGCGGTGGTCGGATCCAAGATCAACTGGGCCTTCGCCAGCGAAAACCTCGCGCGCGGCACGACCTGGACCTATCCGCAATAGCATCGCGTCCGGCCGCGCCCGGCCCGATCACGCAGAGCCCGGTTCGTCCCGCACGAGCCGGGCTCTTGCGATTCTCAGCCATGCGCAGCGACGGTGCATAACGGTTCGCCGCACGGTGCGCTCGAATTGACTACTGATCGGTCTGCGATGACAATGTTGTTCATCTGGCAGCAAGGTTTGGGTGACAGTTGGAGGGCCATGATGACCACGTGCGGCACATCCGCTGCAACAATTCGATACCGCAATTTTGGGGGCTTCTGCAGCCGGCGAGACCGTCGCGGGGGACGGTCGAACGAAACGCCTCGACCATTTCAGGCGGGCCGGCGGAGTTGAAGGAGTAATGCGATGACAATCATTTCGAATACGCCCAGGGCGCTTGCGCTGGCGGGCATGCTGGCCATTCCGGTGACGGGTGGCCTCTACGCACAACAGCCGTATCCGGTCCCGGATCAGGACGACACCGAAGTGCTCACGACGGTCTACGGTTCGCCGCCCGCCGATCTGTCGGGCCTCGCCGAAGGTCCTGAAATCGAAGGGTTCATTTCGGCGCGCAACGGCGATCAGGTGCAGGTGACGAGCCCCGGCGGCACGACCTCCGTATTCCGCCTGAGCGAAGGCACGGAAATCCGCTCGAGCGGCGGCTTCCTCGGTCTCAGCCGGGCATCGCTCGGTGCCGACCAGCTGCTCAACGGCCTGCCGGTCGAAGTCCGGACGGTCTCGTGGGGCGGCGCGCTGGTCGCCAGCCGGATCAAGCTCAAGAACACCGATCTCAAGACCGCATCGATGATCCGCAACGGTACCGAACAGCGGTTCGGCCAGAACGAATTCGCGATCGCAGAGAACGCCGCCGCGACCGAGGCGCTGCGCGGACGGGTCGGCGATATCGACAAGTACAACATCAAGGGCACGACCAACGTCTATTTCGACACCGGCAAGTACAACCTGTCGGCCGAAGCCCGCAACGAGCTGTGCAGCGCCGCTTCCCAGGCCGAAGCGATGGACAACGCGCTGTTGCTGGTGGTCGGCTATACCGATTCGACCGGCAGCTACGAAATCAACCAGGAGCTCAGCGAACGCCGCGCCGCGCGGGTGACCAATTACTTGCAGCAGCAATGCGGATGGAAGCCGTGGCGCATGCTGACCCCGACCGGGATGGCCGAATCCGATCCGGCGGCGGACAACAGCACCGCCTATGGCAAGGCCCAGAACCGCCGCGTGGCGGTCAACATCCTCGTCAGCAAGAGCGTCGACGGGCTCTAGGCCCGCGCAGAATACTGGACGAAACATGCGGAGCGGGCACCAGGTGCCTGCTCCGCTTTTCGTATCCACCGATCGCCATCGCCGTGCTGGTGGCCCTTGCTGAAATGCAGGAGAGCCCGGCGTCAGCCCAGCATGTCACCCGGGATGAAAGACACCACCATCATCGGTGTATTGCCGGTGAGCCGCCACTTGCCGGGAAACACGCCGAGGGTTCCCGGTGACAGGGCGATGCTCGCGAAGCCCTGACAATCGTTGACCTCGACAATGTTGGGGTTCGTCGCATCGGTCTTGGACTGAACGCCGATGGTCGTTGCCGACGCGTCCCTGCCGCTTACATCGCGGCAATTGGCAAAGGTGAACCGTCCTCCGCCGATCGTCCCGGAGCTGTTGTTGGCCGTGACGAGCGGGCCGCGATAGCTGGTGCTCTCGCAATCGAGTTCGCAGTCGATGAAGTTTACCGAAGCCTGCACGCCGATGCCGGAGCCGAAGGCCTGAATCTGGGCGGAGTGTCCGACAATGAACTTAACTCGCCGAAAATCGACTGCGTAGTCGCGATTGATATCGCCTTCGGAATCGGGGGTCTGCACGCCATGAACGAAGTCGGTGTGCCATGCATAGCGCGCGGTGCCGCTCGGCCCGTTTGGCACGGTGTTGCGCAGCGTCAGATCGATGGCACCAGTGTTCGCCTGTCCTTCGATGATCGGTCCGGTTGCGCCGGGCGCATGTTCGATCACTACACTATTCGGGACGCGGCCCACCAGATAGACCCAATCGGGAACATGCTCGGACGCCCCCGTGTAGGTCCCGGGATCGAGCACCAGCGCGATCCGGTGGAACGGGTTAGCACGCAGGCAGACCGGCAGCTGATTGGGATTGCTCTGGTTGGCAAGCCGACCGCCGGCGTAGAGGCTTTCGAGCGCGGCACGGATCGTCGTCAGGCTCCGCCCGGGGCCAACGGGAATGATTTCCTGGAAGTCGTCGATCGATTTCGGTCGGGTGTAATCGGAACGCGTCGAGACATTGGCTCGGTTGATGCGGCTGGTTTCGGGTCCGGAGAACTGCAAGATCCCCGGACCCGGCACGATGGCGCTGGCGTTGAGCTTGAGCCAGCCCTGTAGTCCCGAAAACTGCTGCCCGTTCAGAGGATTGCTCGAATTGAGCAGCACCCTTTCCGGCAATCTGTTGTAATCGGGGTTTTCGAATTCGAACCCGGCTACCTGCCGACCGATCTGCTCATCCCAGATATGCATCCGCATCAGATCGACATCGGTCTCGATCAGCGAAACGCGATAGTTTCTCGCTTTGGCATTGTAGAGGACGAGTTCGCTGGTGATCGCCGCGAGATACGGATCCAGCGCCGTCGCTGACGCGTCGTAGGGCTGTCCGCCCGTGGGGCTCGGAGTGGGTGTGGGTGTAGGGGTCGGAGTGGGCGTGGGCGCTGGCACGGGCGTCGGCCCACCCCGGTCGGCGGAGGCGAACTACTCCCCCCCCCCCGCAAGAAATGAGCGCAAATGCACTGCTGCCAACCAGAAACGACCTTCTAGAATAGTTCATGGAGCGACCCGAAATATGGAGAACTGCCAGTCGAATAGCGTATTGGCGTGGTTTGGCCACATCAGAATCCACAGGAAAGATCGTATACGAAAGTATTCCTGCTTTGCTGGCGCGCCGTGACCTGTCCTCACCCACCCGCGTGGTAAAAATCGTACACCTGCCGCGCCACCGTCTCGCTCACGCCCGGCGCGCGTTGCAGGTCTTCCAGCGCCGCCGCCCTGACCTTGCTCGCGGTGCCGAAATGCAGCAGCAGCGCGCGTTTGCGGGCCGGGCCGATGCCGGGGATTTCGTCGAGCGGTGACGCGGTGATCGCTTTCGAGCGCTTCGCCCGGTGCGCGCCGATGACGTAGCGGTGGACCTCGTCGCGCAGGGTCTGGAGGTAGAACAGCAGCGGCGAATTGGTCGGCAGCGTCTTCTCGCGCCCGTCGGGGAAGTGGAACACCTCGCGCCCCTCGCGCCCGTGATGCGGACCCTTGGCGATGCCGATCACCGCGAATTCGTCCGCCAGCCCGTATTCCTCCAGCACCTCCATGACGCTGGAAATCTGGCCTTTGCCGCCGTCGATGAGGATCAGGTCGGGGAGTGTGTTCTTGTGATCCGCCTTCCGTTCGTCGCGAGCGAAGTCGCGAGACGTTTCGCTCTCATCGGTGTCTCGACTTCGCTCGTCACGAACGGATGCCGCGATGTCGCGAAACCGCCGCGACATCACCTCGCGCATCATCGCGAAGTCGTCGTTTGTCTGCGCTTCCTTGATGTTGAACTTGCGGTATTGCGATTTCTCGAATCCTTCGGGGCTGGCGACCACCATCGCACCGACCGCCTTCGCGCCCTGGATGTGCGAGTTGTCGTAGACCTCGATCCGCTGCGGCGGGGCATCGAGTTCGAGAAATTCAGCCAGTTCGCGATGGACCTTGGCCCTGGTCCCGGTCTCGGCCAGCCGCCGCTCCAGCGCCTCGACCGCGTTGCGCTGCGCCTGCGCTAGCAGCTTGCGACGATCGCCGCGTTGCGGGATCGAGATCGCCACCTTGCGGTCTGCCACTTCCGAAAGCGCCGCTTCCATCAATTCGCGTTCGGGCAGGTCGCGATCGACCAGTACGGTCGGCGGTGGCGGCACTTCCTCATAGAATTGCAGCATCACGTCGGCGAGCACCTCGGCCTCGTCGACTTCCTTGGTGTGCGAAGGGAAGAACGCGCGGTGGCCCCAGTTCTGCCCGCCGCGGATGAAGAACGCCTGCACCCCGACATGCCCGCCCTTGCTCGCGAGCGCGAACACGTCGGCATCGCCAACGCCGCTGGCATTGATCGCCTGGCTACCCTGGATGAAGGTGGCCGCGCGCAGCCGGTCGCGCAGGATCGCGGCGGTTTCGAAATCGAGCTCTTCGGCCGCCTTCGCCATCTGCTTTTCGAGATCGGCCTGCACCTTGCCCGATTTGCCTGCGAGGAAATCCTTCGCCTGCCGGACGAGATCGTCGTAGTCTTCGGTCGAGATGCGATCGACGCAGGGGGCCGAGCAACGCTTGATCTGGTAGAGCAGGCAGGGCCGGTCGCGATTGTTGAAGAAGCTGTCGGTGCAGCTGCGCAGCAGGAACAGTTTTTGCAGCGCATTCAGCGTGGTGTTGACGCTTCCCGCGCTGGCAAACGGGCCGTAGTAATTCCCCTTCGCTCGGCGCGCGCCGCGATGCTTGTGGATGCGCGGGAATTCGTGATCTGCGCGCAGCAGGATGAAGGGAAAGCTCTTGTCGTCGCGCAGCAGCACGTTGAACGGCGGGCGATAGCGCTTGATCAGCTGCGCTTCGAGCAGCAGCGCCTCGGCCTCGGAATTGGTGGTGACGATCTCCATCGAGCGGGTCTGGCTCACCATTCGCTGCAGCCGCCCCGACAGGCCGTTGATCTGGGTGTAGTTCGCCACCCGCGCCTTGAGGCTGCGCGCCTTGCCGACATACAGCACGTCGCCGCGCGCATCGAGCATCCGGTAGACGCCCGGCACCGGCTTGAGCACCTTCACCGTCTCGCGGATCGCCTCCACCCCGGCTTCGAGGTTCGGTTGCGCACGCGCGACGGTGTAGGCCGCGCGCTCCTCGTTGAAGCGTTCGGCCCCGCGGGGATCGTGGGGAGAGCCGGCCTTGGTTCGCGACATGCGCACCAGATAGGGATCGCGCTGGGCGATTGGCAATGCGCGGCAGGGCGACTATCGGCAGACGCGTGAAAAGCTACGATGTCGTGATCCTGGGTGCAGGCGCCGCCGGGCTGATGTGCGCCGCGATCGCGGGACAGCGCGGATTGCGCGTCGTCGTGCTCGAAAAGGCCGACCGGCCGGGCAAGAAGATCCTGATCTCGGGCGGCGGGCGCTGCAATTTCACCAACCTGCATGCAGGGCCGGAAAGCTTTCTTTCGGCGAACCCGCATTTCGCCAAGTCGGCGCTGGCGCGCTACACCCCGCCGATTTCGTCGCGCTGGTCGACAAGCACGGAATCGACTGGCACGAAAAGACGCTCGGCCAGCTGTTCTGCGACGGATCGGCGCGGCAGATCGTGCAGATGCTGCTCGATGAATGTCCGGACTCGGTCGAGGTCGTGTGCGATGCCGATGTCGGCGCGGTGGTGCACGAAGGCGGGATGTTCGCAGTTTCCGCCAGCGGCGAAAGCTATTGCGCCCCGGCGCTGGTCATCGCCACCGGCGGCCCCTCGATCCCCAAGATGGGAGCAACCGGCTTCGCCTACGACCTGGCACGGCAGTTCGGGCTCAAGGTGGTCGAACCGCGCCCGGCGCTCGTGCCGCTCACGCTCGGCGGAGACGACGTGCTGTTCCGCGAGCTCTCCGGGGTCTCCGCACCGGTGCGCGCGCGGGCGGGCGGCAGCGAATTCGCCGAAGCGGCGCTGTTCACGCACAAGGGCCTGTCGGGCCCCGCGATCCTGCAGATCTCGTCCTACTGGCGGCATGGCGAGCCGATCGGAATCGGCTTTGTCCCGCAGGCGGAGCAGGACTGGCTGCTGGCACTCAAGCGCGACCACCCGCGCGCTACCGTGCGCGGCGCATTGCGCGAACACCTGCCCGATCGGCTCGCCGATGCG
The Erythrobacter sp. JK5 DNA segment above includes these coding regions:
- a CDS encoding universal stress protein; translated protein: MKSILLHIDGDSCMEARMQVALDIARATGGHITCLQSVSYEVFAPGDFYGSAMAAALPRIKEAAEELRATIETDLANEDVSWEWQFLYGMPEHRLLEQSPLHDIIVVGPNDVGEEGKRASRMVGELVLKARTPVLVVPGETRRLDMSDPALVAWNGSSEACVALRAATPLLALCSKVFLATISEQSDQQRFDFPPTSGAKYLSRHGIEAELVEIPRGDAKISETLFSAAQLRECGMMVMGAYGHSRLSEMLLGGVTRRSLTDPQLPIFLAH
- a CDS encoding carotenoid oxygenase family protein, which encodes MPVTRHPPVVTTLEPSNHPYLSGPWTPCHEEVDVDELEVIEGEIPADIDGIYLRNTENPVHQPLGRHHPFDGDAMIHQVSISGGKASYRNRFVRTQCFAAEQIAGGALWGGLMDPPALSKRPGFGAHGSLKDTGSTDIIVHAGTALATLYQCGEAWMLDPVTLDNLGKAPWGPLDGVSAHPKVDEETGELMFFNYSKHPPFMHYGVVDRAGKLVHYTPIPLPGPRLPHDMAITKNWSILNDMPLFWDADLLKRDIHAARIHEGVPTRFALIPRHGQAEDIRWFEAAPTYVLHWTNAWEDGDEVVLEGYYQDKPMPDPIEEAGEYSHMMAYVDEHSFLPRLHRWRFNLETGATVEERLSDSIVEFGMINPDYLMRKSRYVWSTTTRPGWFLFNGYVRHDTLTGDEQVYQLPDDIYASESPMVPKSGANSEDVGYLVTFLINENAGTSELAILDASDIASGPICRAALPHKISSGVHSTWVEHSQLRSDAEFRRDLLAAA
- a CDS encoding superoxide dismutase, whose product is MAFKLIDLPYADTALQPAISANTLSFHHGKHHNAYVTKMNDAIEGTDHADKPMEAIVAAARGSNQGLFNNAAQSWNHAFYWHSMAAEETAPSAELKAKIEEAFGSVDELKKQLKDRGAGHFASGWVWLAEKNGKLSIEETHDGDTLADSDFNPLLTIDVWEHAYYLDHQNARPAYLDAVVGSKINWAFASENLARGTTWTYPQ
- a CDS encoding OmpA family protein codes for the protein MTIISNTPRALALAGMLAIPVTGGLYAQQPYPVPDQDDTEVLTTVYGSPPADLSGLAEGPEIEGFISARNGDQVQVTSPGGTTSVFRLSEGTEIRSSGGFLGLSRASLGADQLLNGLPVEVRTVSWGGALVASRIKLKNTDLKTASMIRNGTEQRFGQNEFAIAENAAATEALRGRVGDIDKYNIKGTTNVYFDTGKYNLSAEARNELCSAASQAEAMDNALLLVVGYTDSTGSYEINQELSERRAARVTNYLQQQCGWKPWRMLTPTGMAESDPAADNSTAYGKAQNRRVAVNILVSKSVDGL
- the uvrC gene encoding excinuclease ABC subunit UvrC — encoded protein: MSRTKAGSPHDPRGAERFNEERAAYTVARAQPNLEAGVEAIRETVKVLKPVPGVYRMLDARGDVLYVGKARSLKARVANYTQINGLSGRLQRMVSQTRSMEIVTTNSEAEALLLEAQLIKRYRPPFNVLLRDDKSFPFILLRADHEFPRIHKHRGARRAKGNYYGPFASAGSVNTTLNALQKLFLLRSCTDSFFNNRDRPCLLYQIKRCSAPCVDRISTEDYDDLVRQAKDFLAGKSGKVQADLEKQMAKAAEELDFETAAILRDRLRAATFIQGSQAINASGVGDADVFALASKGGHVGVQAFFIRGGQNWGHRAFFPSHTKEVDEAEVLADVMLQFYEEVPPPPTVLVDRDLPERELMEAALSEVADRKVAISIPQRGDRRKLLAQAQRNAVEALERRLAETGTRAKVHRELAEFLELDAPPQRIEVYDNSHIQGAKAVGAMVVASPEGFEKSQYRKFNIKEAQTNDDFAMMREVMSRRFRDIAASVRDERSRDTDESETSRDFARDERKADHKNTLPDLILIDGGKGQISSVMEVLEEYGLADEFAVIGIAKGPHHGREGREVFHFPDGREKTLPTNSPLLFYLQTLRDEVHRYVIGAHRAKRSKAITASPLDEIPGIGPARKRALLLHFGTASKVRAAALEDLQRAPGVSETVARQVYDFYHAGG